One Hevea brasiliensis isolate MT/VB/25A 57/8 chromosome 5, ASM3005281v1, whole genome shotgun sequence genomic region harbors:
- the LOC131180102 gene encoding uncharacterized protein LOC131180102, which produces MPSYAKFLKEILSNKEKLEDYETVALTEEYSAILQNKLPPKLKDPKSFSIPCHIRETSIEKALCDLGASVSLMPLSICEKLKVGDLKPTTISLQLADRSIKYPVGILENVPLKVGKFFIPVDFVVLKIDEDVKTPIMLGRPFLATIGANIDVKNGKLKLKVGEEEIEFNLFQDSKESAG; this is translated from the coding sequence ATGCCCTCATATGCTAAGTTCCTAAAGGAAATCTTGTCAAATAAGGAAAAATTGGAGGATTATGAAACTGTTGCActtactgaagaatacagtgctaTATTGCAGAATAAGCTTCCCCCTAAGCTTAAAGATCCTAAAAGTTTCTCTATTCCATGTCACATTAGAGAGACAAGTATCGAAAAGGCATTGTGTGATCTTGGAGCTAGTGTAAGTTTGATGCCACTATCTATATGTGAAAAGTTAAAGGTAGGAGATTTGAAGCCCACTACCATTTCTTTGCAATTGGCTGATAGATCTATCAAATATCCCGTGGGAATTTTAGAGAATGTGCCATTGAAAGTTGGGAAATTTTTTATTCCTGTGGATTTTGTGGTTCTAAAGATAGACGAGGATGTAAAAACACCCATCATGCTTGGAAGACCATTTTTAGCTACTATAGGAGCTAATATAGATGTGAAGAATGGGAAATTGAAGTTGAAAGTGGGAGAAGAGGAAATAGAATTCAATTTATTCCAAGATTCCAAGGAATCAGCTGGGTAA